A DNA window from Hordeum vulgare subsp. vulgare chromosome 1H, MorexV3_pseudomolecules_assembly, whole genome shotgun sequence contains the following coding sequences:
- the LOC123412434 gene encoding jasmonate-induced oxygenase 4-like — MEAAGWPEPVVRVQSLSESGAATIPDRYVKPEHDRPVVNNGAPRSSVGIPVVDLSSPEGSVATARAVSEACREWGFFQAVNHGVPRDLLRRARAAWRCFFRLPVEAKQRYANSPATYEGYGSRLGVERGAVLDWGDYYFLHLRPPSSLSAADKWPHLPPDLRDATEEYGREVASLCERLMAAMSAGLGVKPGRLQEEFGGADGAGVCVRVNYYPRCPQPELTLGLSSHSDPGGMTVLLADERVRGLQVRGRGGEWVTVDPIADSFIVNVGDQIQVLTNAAYRSVEHRVTVNADAERLSVAMFYNPRSDLPLAPMAELVSAEAPALYKPMTFDEYRLYIRRMGPRGKSQVESLKAKPDNR; from the exons ATGGAAGCCGCGGGCTGGCCGGAGCCGGTGGTGCGGGTGCAGTCGCTGTCGGAGAGCGGCGCCGCCACCATCCCGGACCGCTACGTGAAGCCGGAGCACGACCGCCCCGTCGTTAACAACGGCGCTCCCCGCAGCAGCGTGGGCATCCCCGTGGTGGACCTGTCGTCGCCGGAGGGGAGCGTGGCGACGGCGCGGGCGGTGTCGGAGGCTTGCCGGGAGTGGGGCTTCTTCCAGGCGGTGAACCACGGCGTGCCGCGCGACCTCCTCCGCCGCGCGCGCGCCGCGTGGCGCTGCTTCTTCCGCCTCCCCGTGGAGGCCAAGCAGCGGTACGCCAACTCGCCGGCGACCTACGAAGGGTACGGCAGCCGGCTCGGCGTCGAGAGGGGCGCCGTCCTCGACTGGGGCGACTACTACTTCCTCCACCTCCGCCCGCCCAGCAGCCTCTCCGCCGCCGACAAGTggccccacctccctcccgacctCCG GGACGCGACGGAGGAGTACGGGAGGGAGGTGGCGTCGCTGTGCGAGCGGCTGATGGCGGCTATGTCGGCGGGGCTGGGGGTCAAGCCGGGGAGGCTGCAGGAGGAGTTCGGCGGGGCGGACGGCGCCGGGGTGTGCGTCCGGGTGAACTACTACCCGCGGTGCCCGCAGCCGGAGCTGACGCTGGGCCTGTCCTCGCACTCGGACCCCGGCGGCATGACGGTGCTCCTCGCCGACGAGCGCGTGAGGGGCCTCCAGGTgcgcggccgcggcggcgagtgggtcACCGTCGACCCCATCGCCGACTCCTTCATCGTCAACGTCGGGGACCAGATCCAG GTGCTGACGAACGCGGCGTACCGGAGCGTGGAGCACCGGGTGACGGTGAACGCGGACGCGGAGCGGCTGTCGGTGGCCATGTTCTACAACCCGAGGAGCGACCTGCCGCTGGCGCCCATGGCGGAGCTGGTGTCGGCGGAGGCGCCGGCGCTGTACAAGCCCATGACCTTCGACGAGTACCGCCTCTACATCCGGCGCATGGGCCCCCGCGGCAAGAGCCAGGTCGAGTCGCTCAAGGCCAAACCAGACAACAGATGA